CCACCGTGGTCGGACCCTTGGATATAACTCGACGTATATTCGTAGGGAGCCGGAGCACGTGAACACCCGCCTGGTCCGGATGGCAGCAGGGTTCGTCCAGGCCCAGAAAATTCTGTTCGATGGTCAGCCAACCTGAAGGGACGGCCATGGTTCGATCACCGCCGCGACGAGAGCCGGTATCAATGCCCCGCGTCGGATCGGACACCTCAGCGGTCCGCTACCGGCGCCGCTTCGGCAGATTCTCCGGCGGGATGAACACGGCCAAGGCCACGACGGTCGTCCATCGATTGGCCTTCCCGATGGCCGATTGCGTAATGTTCAGAGTCCGCACGATCTTGCCGCCCATTTTGAAGACCTGCTCGCGTTCCTTCCAGGCCAAATTCGGATCGAACTCGACCCCCAGGGTCGTCGCCAACATCTGCGCCGCCAAGTCTTCGGTGTACTCGCCGGTTTCTTCGTCAGTCTCGCCGTGGGCGTGGTGTTCGGACAGATAGCCGTAGGTGCGCCGATCGGTCGGGATCGCAAGACCGATGGATGCGGACACGAGCCGGTTCCGTTCGTTGGTTTCCGATCGCGCCATGACGCAGAACGTGATCTCGCCCGGATTCAGCAGCTTCTCGCCGCGCTTGCGCGGGATGATCTTGCAGTTCGGCGGCAGGATCGAGGAGACGCTGACCAAGTTGCAGTAGGCGACCCCCGCGGACCGCAACGCCTGCTCGAAGGACGCCAACTTTTCTCGATGCACCCCCACGCCACGTGTGAGAAACAGATGTGTCGGAACCATAATCCCCCTTTTCGCCGGCCCCGGCGATCACGCTGACGTGGTTGAAGCTCACATCAGGAGAGTTCACGCTTGCTGGTGCGTGCGGCACGCGGGACGCATTTGTACCAACTTACCCGCGCTTTCGCAACTGGATTGCTGCCACTGGAGCGGATGATGGCGACGTGGACGGTGTCAGGACCTCGCCTCGGCCTGATTGATGACGAGCAGCCGCAATTCCGACAGCTCCTCCATCGCGTAGCGAACCCCTTCCCGGCCGAGCCCCGAATCCTTGACGCCCCCATACGGCATGTGGTCCGCCCGAAACGTCGGGATCTCGTTGGCAAGCACCGCGCCCACCTCCAGGTCGCGAAACGCCTGAAAAATGCGATTTACATCGCGGGTAAATACCCCCGCTTGCAGGCCGTAGTGGGACTCGTTGAGCATGCGGAGCGCCTCGTCAAACGTCCGGTAGGGGGTCACCGCCACCAGGGGGCCGAAGACTTCCTCGCACGAGACCTTCATGTCGGGCGCGACATCGGTCAGCACGACCGGATCGAAGACGTTGCCGGTCCGGCCTCCGCCCTGAAGCCGGCGCGCGCCGCGCTGCAACGCCTCCTGAATCCACTGCTCGATCCGCGAGACCGCCGCCTGATTGATCACCGGCCCGACCACCGTGTCTTCCCGGCGGGGATCCCCCGCCTTCAGGGCCCGGACCAACGCCAGCAGTTTCTCGGTAAAGGCGGCGGACACGGATTCCTGGACCAAAATGCGCTGGACCGAGATGCAGGTTTGGCCCGCATAGCCGTAGCCGCCCACGGCGCAGCGCTGCGCGGCCAGGTCCAAATCCGCGTCCGGCTCGATGATGACGCCGGCGTTGCCGCCGAGTTCCAAGAGCACCCGTTTCTTCCCGGCCTTGCCCTTCAACATCCAGCCGACGGCGGCGCTGCCTGTGAAGCTCAAGACGCTGAAGCGCTCGTCCTCGACGAGCCGCTGCGCAATCGCGTTATCGCAGGGCACCACGTTCAAGGCTCCGGGAGGCAGTCCCGTTTGCTGCACCACCTCGCCCAGCAGCAGGGCGGTCAAGGGCGTCTGCGGAGCCGGCTTGATGAGAATCGCCGTCCCGATCGCCAGCGCGGGCGCCACCTTGTGCGCAACCAAATTCAGGGGAAAATTAAAGGGCGTGATCCCCAGCACCGGCCCGACCGGCACCCGACGGGTCAACCCGAGATACCGATCCATGCCGGGCGTCCAGTCCAGCGGAATGACCTCGCCGCCGACCCGCTTCGCTTCTTCGCCGGCCACCAGGAAGGTCTGAATCGCGCGCGACACTTCGCGCCGGGCATCCGACAAGGGCTTGCCCGCCTCGGCCACCATCACCTGCGCGAAATCTTCCTGCCGTTGCCGCAGCGCCTCCGCGATCTTGGCGCAGGCGGCGGCGCGGGCATGGGCCGGAAGTCGTCTCATCTCCCGCGCCGCCGCCTCGACCGAACGGACCGCCTCCTCCGCGGCCGCGTCATCGGCCAGACAGACCTCGGCGATCACCTCACCGTTGTAGGGATTGCGGATGGCATCTCGCAGGGAGGTCGAGCGCGGCTGACCCCCGATGAGCAGCGGGCGGGGTTGGTTCACGTCTGAGGCTCCGACTGACGGAATGGCGGACCGGTTAGACGGCGTCGGCCGCCTGCACCGGCTGCGCGTCGGCCGAATCGACGGCCGCCTGCGCCTTGGCGATCAACTCGTCCGTCCCCCAATCCTTGATCGCCTCAAGCGTGAAGGCTTCATAGGTAGAGACCCCCTGACAGGACGGACAATTCGGACGAGGCACTTTTTGCCGATAAACTTCCTTCAGGCAGGACAGGCAGACCCACAGATCCGGATCGCCGGGATTCGCGGGCACCGACCAGAAGTGCTGCGTGGTTGTCATGGCTCGTTCACCTTCGGCGGCGGGCCGGTTAGGCCTGAACTCCACGAAGCCGCCAGGAGCGACGGCTCGGTCTGCAGGCTCGATTGTGGAGCATCCGTCGCCCCCGCGCGACGCAACAGACGCTCGATTTGTTCCTGAAAGACATTGAAGGGAAAGGCCCCGGGCACGGTGACCGGCGTTTCCACCCGTCCCGACATGTCCTTGGTCAAGAGCAGCACGAAGCCCGGCGTGCCGCGAAACCCCCAGCGATTGGCTTCCTGACGATCTTCGAAGATCGACTCCAGATACGTTTCCTGCCGCACACAGGCGTCGTACCGGTCCGGTTTGAGCCCGATCGCCTTGGCATAGTGGGGAAACTGCGAGGCGTCAAGCCGCGGTCCCTGGGCAAACAACCGGTCGTGCATCGCCCAGTAGCGTCCCTGTTCCCCCGCGCAACGCGCGGCCAAGGCCGCCGCCACTCCGACCCCCTGGTCGGCGCGCGGATAGTCCCGATACAGAAACCGCACCTTCCCGGCATCGACATACTTGGCCTGCAACAGCGGCCAGGTTTCACGGAAGAATTTCACGCAATACCCGCAGGTGAAATCCGAATATTCAATGATCGTGACCGGCGCCCGCGGATTGCCACGCACCCGGTCGTCTTGCAACGGCGCCGCCGGCGTCTCCCGAACGCCGAGGAGCGTCCAGGCGAGCATGAGCATGAGGAGACTGAGCCTGGCCACAGGGCAGAGAGCCGCACGAAGTCCGGTCAACACACAGTCCTTTCAACGGCCATCGGAGATGGCCAAGTCAACGGTGACGATCAGCGGCCGCTCTCCGCTTGGCGCGCGGCGGACGGACCGATCGCATGGAACGGACGGAGTCGGCCGAAGGTTTCCGCCGACGCGCCCGCCGATGCTCCAGCAACCCCATCATCAGCAGCGGCCAGACCACGGTGGCGTCGCTGAGCACCTCGGCAAATCGTCCGCCATCGGTCGGCGGCACGAACTTGCCCCAGGAAATGCCTTCCTGGTAGGTACAGCCGCTCAGCCCGCCCCAATAGTCCGGTTCAGGACAGATCCGCACACCGTATTGGAAGCGAGGGGGTTTGGCGTCGAGCCCCAACCGCAGGTTGCCGATTTCAATATAGGGTCCGACCTGTTGCGCCCAGTTCCGAGGCACCCCGCCGCCGATCGTGAAAATCCCCAAGCGCTTGGCCGACATGATCTTGTCGGTGTAACTGTTCAAATCCAAATAGGGATTATACGACGGCAGATACCGGTGCAGCGCCTTCAGCACCCCCAGATCGCCATCCCGCTTCGCGGCCTCCGCGCGCGCCTTGTCCAGAGATTCCCGCATCGCCCAGATGCCGACATCCAAGCCCATCTCAGAATCGGTAAAGGCTGGAATATAGACCGGCACCGCTTGCTCATAGGCGCTCTTGAGAATCCCGGTGCCTTCGAATTCTTCATGGAGAGTCTTGCCGAGTTCGTGCGTGAGGCGTTCCGACGAGAGGGGCGTGCCATGGTCCAGCCGCTTCAGGGTCTGCGTGACCACATGTTCGACATAGTTGAGGTTCGCCTCCATCTCCAGGGTGTCGTAGACCCGGTTGTAGCCCTTGCGGAACAATTCCACGTCGCTCATCGTCGGGTCATGCCGGTAATGTTGCTTCCCCGTCGATTCGCTCAGCCCATGCGCCACCAGCGCGCCGGTCGAAATCACGACCTGCACCATCCCCTCGTCGATCATCCGGCTGATGATCGTGCCCATCTTGGCGATCGTCATGGCGCCCGACAGGGTCATCACAACCATGCAATCGGGATCGTCGATCATGGCGCAGAGCACATCAAACGCCTCGCCCACCCGGCGGCCGCCGAATGCGGTCTTGCGCATGGCCCTAATCAGGTCGGTGAACGAGCCGATGCGGTCGGGATCGAGCGGCTCCAGGGCATCCAGCCCGTCTTCGGCGCCGTCTCTGAATTCGCGTGCCTGCACGAGGTTCCTCCGGTACTGACGATCCGATGAAATCGAGCGAGCTATGGTTATACACAACCCTGCCGGAGAGCGTCAATTCGAGGAACCAGTCGGATGGCAGTTCTTCTGCTTCACGCGCGATCGGGCGGACCGTCGTCGCGGAACGAATAGTCTGCCAAGCCCGCACAGCGTTCAAAACGATGAGGGGGAGGAAGCGGAATTAGGAGAGCCGAAACGAGCGGCCCACATCCGTCACCTGCCGGAGAAGAACCGGTTACTCGCCATCGCCAGCGGCGTCATCGGCTTGTTGCAGGCGCGCCAATTCGTCTCTGCCGGTCTCGGTCAGACGGTAGACTCTGGCCTCTTCATCGCGGCGGATATGGCCCTGCGCCAGGAGTTGTCGGAGGTACGGTTCGAGGCGAATGACGCCCGAATCAATTAATATCGTTTCGTCTTCGCTTATCAGACCGTTCCGGTCATGGAGGAACCGCAGCAGCTTCATTCTGATCTGTCCAGCCTGGTCCAACGGCATGTATCCCCTCTTCCTTCGATAACCCGCGAGATCCTCCTTACCGTCGCGAGAGCAGGCGGTCGAGTCTCGACGGCGCTTGACGTCACGCACACAGATTCGCCGACCGTAACAGATTTGGCGAATGCCTGGGTAGAAGCCAAGCGCTCCTATCCGCTCGTCTGAATGGTTGGATCAAAGAGGACCTAGGTACAGGATCGGCTACAGGAGATTGATCCGGTGATGTCAGCCCGTAGCCGTCAGATTGCAAGTGGTTCTGAGGGACTCCAACAGGACAGATCCAAGATGGTGGCTATGGAAGTGAACACTAGATCGGTTCCTCAGATCGGTTCCTCGGACTTGGGAATTTTGTCGCGAAGAGTTGGATCGAGGCGGAGCGCGCTTTCGTAGTCCTGTTGCGCCCCAACATGATTGTGAAGGGCATGACGCAACCGAGCTCGTAACCAGTAATACCGAGCCTCAGAAGGTTTCAACTCGACGGCCATGTCTAAATCCCTCAGCGCGCCCGGATAGTCCAACAA
The DNA window shown above is from Nitrospira tepida and carries:
- a CDS encoding deoxyhypusine synthase family protein translates to MQAREFRDGAEDGLDALEPLDPDRIGSFTDLIRAMRKTAFGGRRVGEAFDVLCAMIDDPDCMVVMTLSGAMTIAKMGTIISRMIDEGMVQVVISTGALVAHGLSESTGKQHYRHDPTMSDVELFRKGYNRVYDTLEMEANLNYVEHVVTQTLKRLDHGTPLSSERLTHELGKTLHEEFEGTGILKSAYEQAVPVYIPAFTDSEMGLDVGIWAMRESLDKARAEAAKRDGDLGVLKALHRYLPSYNPYLDLNSYTDKIMSAKRLGIFTIGGGVPRNWAQQVGPYIEIGNLRLGLDAKPPRFQYGVRICPEPDYWGGLSGCTYQEGISWGKFVPPTDGGRFAEVLSDATVVWPLLMMGLLEHRRARRRKPSADSVRSMRSVRPPRAKRRAAADRHR
- a CDS encoding pyruvoyl-dependent arginine decarboxylase, whose translation is MVPTHLFLTRGVGVHREKLASFEQALRSAGVAYCNLVSVSSILPPNCKIIPRKRGEKLLNPGEITFCVMARSETNERNRLVSASIGLAIPTDRRTYGYLSEHHAHGETDEETGEYTEDLAAQMLATTLGVEFDPNLAWKEREQVFKMGGKIVRTLNITQSAIGKANRWTTVVALAVFIPPENLPKRRR
- a CDS encoding aldehyde dehydrogenase family protein, encoding MNQPRPLLIGGQPRSTSLRDAIRNPYNGEVIAEVCLADDAAAEEAVRSVEAAAREMRRLPAHARAAACAKIAEALRQRQEDFAQVMVAEAGKPLSDARREVSRAIQTFLVAGEEAKRVGGEVIPLDWTPGMDRYLGLTRRVPVGPVLGITPFNFPLNLVAHKVAPALAIGTAILIKPAPQTPLTALLLGEVVQQTGLPPGALNVVPCDNAIAQRLVEDERFSVLSFTGSAAVGWMLKGKAGKKRVLLELGGNAGVIIEPDADLDLAAQRCAVGGYGYAGQTCISVQRILVQESVSAAFTEKLLALVRALKAGDPRREDTVVGPVINQAAVSRIEQWIQEALQRGARRLQGGGRTGNVFDPVVLTDVAPDMKVSCEEVFGPLVAVTPYRTFDEALRMLNESHYGLQAGVFTRDVNRIFQAFRDLEVGAVLANEIPTFRADHMPYGGVKDSGLGREGVRYAMEELSELRLLVINQAEARS
- a CDS encoding DsbA family protein translates to MTGLRAALCPVARLSLLMLMLAWTLLGVRETPAAPLQDDRVRGNPRAPVTIIEYSDFTCGYCVKFFRETWPLLQAKYVDAGKVRFLYRDYPRADQGVGVAAALAARCAGEQGRYWAMHDRLFAQGPRLDASQFPHYAKAIGLKPDRYDACVRQETYLESIFEDRQEANRWGFRGTPGFVLLLTKDMSGRVETPVTVPGAFPFNVFQEQIERLLRRAGATDAPQSSLQTEPSLLAASWSSGLTGPPPKVNEP